The stretch of DNA CGTCACCTTCTTCGATGGAGTCGTCGGCTTCGACGATGCCCGGGCGCATCACGTCTGCGCCGTCTGAGACGAACGAGACGGCGCCGGCATCGACCGTCACGACGTTTCGCTCTGGCGGGTAGTCGTTTGCGCCTCGAACCGTGAGAAACGGTGTGCCATCGAGACGGCCAACCGTTGCCGCGCCGTCTACGAGGATGAGTTCGAAGTCCGAATCTTTGAACTCAACGAGCTCGAAACTGTCCGCGTCGAGGTCAACACCGAGTCCGTCTGCGAGGGCTTCTGTCACGGCTTTTACCTCGTCACTGCGGAGGTGATGGCGAGATTTGACTTCCATATCGGAGACTGTCACTGCCGGACATTAAATCGTCCGTCCGCAGATTTGCGCCCGCAACAACAGCTAAATATTCCCG from Haladaptatus sp. ZSTT2 encodes:
- a CDS encoding RNA-binding protein; this encodes MEVKSRHHLRSDEVKAVTEALADGLGVDLDADSFELVEFKDSDFELILVDGAATVGRLDGTPFLTVRGANDYPPERNVVTVDAGAVSFVSDGADVMRPGIVEADDSIEEGDVVAIAEETHGKVLAIGTALTAGSDMVGDSGKVVKSIHFVGDELYNFTA